A genomic stretch from Actinomadura rubteroloni includes:
- a CDS encoding LCP family protein, whose product MDDLNLIRDLGRELDREPPATLVRQRSRLAQAPPRRRRPVPLVIAAAALATAALVLVPALLRQNGAARTTDRPGTAKAVNLLLVGADGVRGAPRADSIVLVHLPADRRRVTVVSLPRDLRAPAACPGVPADGRLSGTIPGRAVSCVTRNVEALTNVRVDHVAILGYAALVEMVDAVGGVEVVLPRAVDDPASGLKLSAGRHLVRGGQALAYARARHGLGDGSDLDRVRRQQALMAALARAARAKVANPVTLARLLNAASSGMVADHALTPAVLRDLARSLERTDPAKARYRVAPVVPDPRDPTRLLLDEKRAPALFRTLK is encoded by the coding sequence ATGGACGACCTGAACCTGATCCGCGACCTCGGGCGCGAGCTGGACCGCGAACCGCCCGCGACGCTCGTCCGGCAGCGGTCCCGGCTGGCGCAGGCTCCGCCGCGCCGCCGCAGGCCGGTCCCGCTCGTCATCGCGGCGGCGGCCCTCGCGACGGCCGCGCTCGTGCTCGTCCCGGCGCTGCTGCGGCAGAACGGCGCGGCCCGCACCACGGACCGGCCGGGCACCGCGAAAGCCGTGAACCTGCTGCTCGTCGGCGCGGACGGTGTGCGCGGCGCCCCCCGCGCCGACTCGATCGTGCTCGTCCACCTGCCCGCCGACCGCCGCCGCGTCACGGTCGTGAGCCTGCCCAGGGACCTGCGCGCCCCGGCCGCGTGCCCGGGCGTCCCGGCGGACGGACGGCTCTCCGGGACGATCCCCGGCCGCGCCGTGAGCTGCGTGACCCGCAACGTGGAGGCGCTGACGAACGTCCGCGTCGACCACGTCGCGATCCTCGGCTACGCGGCGCTGGTGGAGATGGTGGACGCGGTCGGCGGCGTCGAGGTCGTCCTGCCCCGCGCGGTGGACGACCCGGCCAGCGGCCTGAAGCTGTCGGCCGGGCGCCATCTCGTCCGGGGCGGGCAGGCCCTCGCCTACGCGCGGGCGCGGCACGGGCTCGGCGACGGCTCCGACCTGGACCGCGTCCGGCGGCAGCAGGCGCTGATGGCCGCGCTCGCCCGCGCCGCGCGCGCCAAGGTCGCGAACCCGGTCACGCTGGCCCGGCTGCTGAACGCGGCGTCGTCCGGCATGGTCGCCGACCACGCCCTGACCCCGGCCGTCCTGCGGGACCTCGCGCGGAGCCTGGAGCGGACCGACCCCGCCAAGGCCCGGTACAGGGTCGCGCCGGTCGTCCCCGACCCGCGCGACCCGACCCGCCTCCTGCTGGACGAGAAGCGCGCCCCCGCCCTGTTCCGGACGCTCAAGTGA
- a CDS encoding ferredoxin, with the protein MMQVSADRAVCVGAGLCALSAPEVFDQDDDGLVTVLLPAPADEGAARAAANLCPSGAVRVTG; encoded by the coding sequence ATGATGCAGGTCTCCGCGGACCGGGCGGTCTGCGTCGGAGCGGGCCTGTGCGCGCTCTCGGCCCCCGAGGTGTTCGACCAGGACGACGACGGGCTCGTCACCGTCCTGCTGCCCGCTCCGGCGGACGAGGGCGCGGCGCGCGCCGCCGCGAACCTGTGCCCGTCGGGCGCGGTGCGGGTCACCGGCTGA
- a CDS encoding RNA polymerase sigma factor: protein MTAPPAVPETASDADLIRRSHDDPEAFAALFDRYAPMLYRYVARRLGPDPAEDLVGDTFLAAFGRRDRYDLDRADARPWLFGIVTKLVARHHRDEAARYRALRRSPAGGVQDDPADAVAAAVTAAAVRPRLAGALAALPRRDRDVLLLVAWADLNYAETAEALGIPVGTVRSRLNRARRKVRAALGDTDPTREEA from the coding sequence ATGACGGCGCCGCCCGCCGTGCCGGAGACGGCGTCCGACGCCGACCTGATCCGGCGCTCCCACGACGACCCCGAGGCGTTCGCCGCCCTGTTCGACCGCTACGCGCCGATGCTGTACCGCTATGTGGCGCGCCGCCTCGGCCCGGACCCGGCCGAGGACCTGGTCGGCGACACGTTCCTCGCCGCGTTCGGCCGCCGCGACCGCTACGACCTGGACCGCGCCGACGCGCGGCCCTGGCTGTTCGGCATCGTCACCAAGCTCGTCGCGCGGCACCACCGCGACGAGGCCGCCCGCTACCGCGCGCTGCGCCGCAGCCCGGCCGGCGGCGTCCAGGACGATCCGGCCGACGCGGTGGCCGCGGCCGTCACCGCCGCCGCCGTCCGGCCCCGGCTGGCGGGCGCGCTCGCCGCTCTGCCGCGCCGCGACCGCGACGTCCTGCTGCTGGTGGCGTGGGCGGATTTGAACTACGCCGAGACGGCCGAAGCGCTCGGCATCCCGGTCGGGACCGTGCGGTCCCGGCTGAACCGCGCGCGCCGCAAGGTCCGCGCGGCGCTCGGCGACACCGACCCGACCCGCGAGGAGGCGTGA
- a CDS encoding SAM-dependent methyltransferase — protein MPDESIPLGVPTPARMYDEALHGKDHYEVDRRANATLYQGIGEESVRATALENRRFLGRVVRRLAAEHGVRQFLDVGSGLPTMRNTHQIAQEADPGARVLYVDYDPIVAVHGRALLEGDNTRILTADMRDPAAILDDPVTRELIDFTRPVAVLFIAVFHFITPEEDPARIVAAFRERSAPGSYVAISHLTSDGTPPAEQRSWEKAFENATSPMVFRTREEIGRVFDGYELIEPGLVRPWTWHPDDDGSPQTTSLYGGVGRKL, from the coding sequence TTGCCCGACGAGTCCATTCCGCTCGGCGTCCCGACCCCCGCCCGCATGTACGACGAAGCCCTGCACGGCAAGGACCACTACGAGGTCGACCGGCGCGCCAACGCCACCCTGTACCAGGGGATCGGGGAGGAGTCGGTGCGCGCGACGGCGCTGGAGAACCGCCGGTTCCTCGGCCGCGTGGTGCGCCGGCTGGCCGCCGAGCACGGCGTCCGGCAGTTCCTCGACGTCGGCTCCGGCCTGCCGACCATGCGCAACACCCACCAGATCGCGCAGGAGGCCGATCCGGGGGCGCGCGTGCTGTACGTCGACTACGACCCGATCGTCGCCGTCCACGGCCGCGCGCTGCTGGAGGGCGACAACACGCGGATCCTCACCGCCGACATGCGCGACCCGGCCGCGATCCTGGACGACCCGGTGACGCGCGAGCTGATCGACTTCACCCGTCCGGTGGCCGTGCTGTTCATCGCGGTGTTCCACTTCATCACGCCCGAGGAGGACCCGGCGCGGATCGTCGCGGCGTTCCGCGAGCGCTCGGCGCCCGGCTCCTACGTCGCGATCTCCCACCTGACCAGCGACGGGACGCCGCCCGCCGAGCAGCGGTCGTGGGAGAAGGCGTTCGAGAACGCGACGTCCCCGATGGTGTTCCGCACCCGCGAGGAGATCGGCCGCGTGTTCGACGGCTACGAGCTGATCGAGCCCGGACTCGTCCGCCCGTGGACGTGGCATCCCGACGACGACGGCTCGCCCCAGACGACTTCGCTCTACGGAGGCGTCGGCCGGAAGCTTTGA
- a CDS encoding aminotransferase class V-fold PLP-dependent enzyme, translating into MTIDVARVRAQTPGCAAVVHFNNAGAALPPRPVLDAVLGHLRLEAEIGGYEAADRAAAALDDFYPAVAALLGAHPDEIAYAENATRAWDMAFHSVPFVAGDRILTTTSEYASNAIAYRRAEETLGVRVAVVPDGPDGLVSLDALAAELARGDVRLVSLNHVPTSNGLVNPAAEVGRLCRDAGVLFLLDACQSVGQRTVDVTEIGCDLLSSTGRKYLRGPRGTGFLYVRRSALPALVPPFLDLQSADWRPPGSYVLRDDARRFETWERFFAGQIGLAVAARYAADLGTDAIAERVTGLAADLRGRLAERPGVTVLDRGPEPSGIVTFTVDGLAADDVRDALRAKGVNVSVAVPSGHGYTAGAAPDVVRASVHYYNTEEEIGLLLDALPVT; encoded by the coding sequence GTGACCATCGACGTCGCCCGGGTCCGCGCGCAGACGCCGGGATGCGCCGCAGTCGTCCACTTCAACAACGCCGGCGCGGCCCTCCCGCCCCGGCCCGTCCTGGACGCCGTGCTCGGGCACCTGCGGCTGGAGGCCGAGATCGGCGGCTACGAGGCCGCCGACCGGGCCGCCGCCGCGCTCGACGACTTCTACCCGGCGGTCGCCGCGCTGCTCGGCGCGCACCCCGACGAGATCGCCTACGCGGAGAACGCGACGCGGGCGTGGGACATGGCGTTCCACTCCGTCCCGTTCGTCGCCGGCGACCGCATCCTCACCACGACCAGCGAGTACGCCAGCAACGCCATCGCCTACCGGCGGGCCGAGGAGACGCTCGGCGTGCGGGTCGCGGTCGTCCCCGACGGCCCCGACGGCCTGGTGTCCCTGGACGCGCTCGCCGCCGAACTCGCACGCGGCGACGTCCGGCTCGTCTCGCTGAACCACGTCCCGACGTCCAACGGGCTGGTCAACCCGGCCGCCGAGGTCGGGCGGCTGTGCCGGGACGCGGGCGTGCTGTTCCTGCTCGACGCGTGCCAGTCCGTCGGGCAGCGGACCGTGGACGTCACCGAGATCGGCTGCGACCTGCTGTCGTCGACGGGCCGCAAGTATCTGCGCGGCCCGCGCGGCACCGGGTTCCTGTACGTCCGGCGCTCGGCGCTGCCCGCGCTCGTCCCGCCGTTCCTGGACCTCCAGTCGGCGGACTGGCGGCCCCCCGGCAGCTACGTCCTGCGCGACGACGCGCGCCGCTTCGAGACCTGGGAGCGGTTCTTCGCCGGGCAGATCGGGCTCGCCGTCGCGGCCCGGTACGCGGCGGACCTCGGCACGGACGCGATCGCCGAGCGCGTGACCGGGCTGGCCGCCGACCTGCGCGGACGGCTCGCCGAGCGGCCCGGCGTGACCGTGCTGGACCGGGGTCCGGAGCCGTCCGGGATCGTGACGTTCACGGTGGACGGGCTCGCGGCGGACGACGTCCGGGACGCGCTGCGCGCCAAGGGCGTGAACGTAAGCGTCGCCGTCCCGAGCGGCCACGGTTATACGGCCGGGGCCGCTCCGGACGTCGTCCGCGCGTCGGTGCACTACTACAACACCGAGGAGGAGATCGGGCTGCTGCTGGACGCCCTGCCGGTCACTTGA
- a CDS encoding carbohydrate ABC transporter permease, which produces MDGVTKAGRDASRPARLPGLRRALAPLPWLAPALLLVGAVVLWPVVEMVRTSLLDISSSGTTLGGAGAANYTDLFDEPDLWPVLGRTLLWVAGVVVAATVLSLALGQLLHARFPGRRAVRWAVIVPWAASVLMTALIWRWMLDNDSGVINRVLLDLGVLDEPVNWLAHPAQALLWMMGVAVFVTLPFTSFVILAGLQSIPGDVYEAARVDGASGWTTYLRITLPLLRPSLLIGTIVNVINVFNNFPIIWSMTQGGPGHATDTTTTFTYKIAFFDKHVGESAAMAVVNFLLILMMVLLYLRAVRRPGARA; this is translated from the coding sequence GTGGACGGCGTCACGAAGGCGGGCCGGGACGCGTCCCGGCCCGCCCGGCTCCCCGGGCTGCGCCGCGCGCTCGCGCCGCTGCCGTGGCTCGCGCCGGCGCTGCTGCTCGTCGGCGCGGTCGTGCTGTGGCCGGTCGTGGAGATGGTCCGGACGTCGCTGCTGGACATCAGCTCGTCCGGCACGACGCTCGGCGGCGCGGGCGCGGCCAACTACACCGACCTGTTCGACGAGCCGGACCTGTGGCCGGTGCTCGGCCGGACGCTGCTGTGGGTCGCGGGCGTGGTCGTCGCGGCGACCGTGCTGTCGCTGGCGCTCGGGCAGCTCCTGCACGCGCGGTTCCCCGGCCGCCGCGCCGTGCGGTGGGCGGTGATCGTCCCGTGGGCGGCGTCGGTGCTGATGACGGCGCTGATCTGGCGGTGGATGCTCGACAACGACTCCGGCGTGATCAATCGTGTGCTGCTCGACCTCGGCGTCCTGGACGAACCGGTCAACTGGCTGGCGCATCCGGCGCAGGCGCTGCTGTGGATGATGGGCGTCGCGGTGTTCGTGACGCTCCCGTTCACGTCGTTCGTGATCCTCGCGGGATTGCAGAGCATTCCCGGCGACGTTTATGAGGCCGCGCGGGTGGACGGCGCGTCCGGCTGGACGACCTATCTGCGGATCACGCTGCCGCTGCTGCGCCCGTCTTTGCTCATCGGGACGATCGTGAACGTCATCAACGTCTTCAACAATTTCCCGATCATCTGGTCGATGACGCAGGGCGGCCCGGGGCACGCCACCGACACCACGACCACGTTCACCTACAAGATCGCCTTCTTCGACAAGCACGTCGGCGAATCGGCGGCGATGGCCGTGGTGAACTTCCTGCTCATCCTGATGATGGTGCTGCTGTATCTGCGCGCCGTCCGGCGTCCGGGGGCGAGGGCATGA
- a CDS encoding carbohydrate ABC transporter permease, protein MNKRFRTALLAGVGWLVALFFLLPYVEMLLTALKPERELTRSPGGYLPSHWQWSNFTDVWSAAPILTNLRVSLIVAGGATALTLACALPAAYYAARNRFQGRGAFLLLVLVTQMFAPTALVIGVYREMVALNLTDTLEALILVNAAFNLPFCVWILHGSFSAVPKELEEAAFLDGAGRIGALFRVTLPVSLPGVVTAVVYTFITAWNEYIVALTVSVSDNRKPLTVAVPSFVTQYQEHWQYLFATSLIAIVPVVILFALVERYLIGGLTAGSVK, encoded by the coding sequence ATGAACAAGCGTTTCCGCACCGCGCTGCTGGCCGGGGTGGGCTGGCTCGTCGCGCTGTTCTTCCTGCTCCCCTACGTCGAGATGCTGCTGACGGCGCTGAAGCCGGAACGGGAGCTGACACGCTCGCCGGGCGGTTATCTCCCGTCGCACTGGCAGTGGTCGAATTTCACCGATGTCTGGTCGGCCGCGCCCATCCTCACCAATCTGCGGGTCTCGCTGATCGTGGCGGGCGGGGCGACGGCGCTGACGCTGGCGTGCGCGCTGCCCGCCGCGTACTACGCCGCGCGCAACCGGTTCCAGGGGCGCGGCGCGTTCCTGCTGCTGGTGCTCGTGACGCAGATGTTCGCGCCGACCGCGCTGGTCATCGGCGTCTACCGGGAAATGGTCGCGCTGAACCTGACCGACACGCTGGAGGCGCTGATCCTCGTCAACGCGGCGTTCAATCTGCCGTTCTGCGTGTGGATCCTGCACGGCTCGTTCAGCGCCGTCCCGAAGGAGCTGGAGGAGGCCGCGTTCCTGGACGGCGCCGGACGCATCGGCGCCCTTTTCCGCGTGACGCTGCCGGTTTCGCTGCCCGGCGTCGTGACGGCCGTCGTCTACACGTTCATCACGGCGTGGAACGAGTACATCGTGGCGCTCACGGTGTCGGTCTCGGACAACAGGAAACCGCTGACGGTCGCCGTCCCGTCGTTCGTCACGCAGTACCAGGAGCACTGGCAGTACCTCTTCGCGACGTCGCTCATCGCGATCGTCCCGGTGGTGATCCTGTTCGCGCTGGTCGAGCGGTACCTGATCGGCGGGCTCACCGCCGGATCGGTCAAGTGA
- a CDS encoding extracellular solute-binding protein yields the protein MKKQFIGVVAAGLSVVLAAAGCGKGSASGDDSDGKTIRFVAAIYDDNTKGYWDALIKDFQAKNPGYKVALEMVDWAQMDRKVQTYVQTKQTPDVLNYNAFSDFARDGLIYKASEVVSPQVLGDFTPTFVAQAQYQGQQYGLPFISSARLLFYNKDLFAKAGLGGPPATWDDVKKDAQKIKAAGATGYGLPLGPEEAQAEFYSWAMNNGGGWVDASGKWAVDQPANVAALTYLRDLTKSGVTQPNPETTDRAKVFNQFAQGRIGMAIGGPFTRAGFIDPVNKNLNFGVAPLPSRDGKEHNTLGVMDVLAAFKKNGGKNREAVRRFLDFFYTAQNTSKFLKLEGFLPVTKSAGDALSSDPYMKQFVDALPTSKFAPTSNPAWSAVAGAVKQDLGSAVSGGDPKQVLTGIQRTAEKAG from the coding sequence ATGAAAAAGCAGTTCATCGGCGTCGTGGCGGCAGGTCTGAGCGTGGTCCTCGCCGCCGCAGGGTGCGGCAAGGGAAGCGCGTCGGGCGACGATTCCGACGGCAAGACGATCCGTTTCGTCGCCGCGATCTACGACGACAACACCAAGGGCTACTGGGACGCCCTCATCAAGGATTTCCAGGCGAAGAACCCGGGCTACAAGGTCGCCCTGGAAATGGTCGACTGGGCGCAGATGGACCGCAAGGTGCAGACCTATGTCCAGACCAAGCAGACGCCGGACGTCCTCAACTACAACGCCTTCTCCGACTTCGCCCGCGACGGGCTGATCTACAAGGCGTCCGAGGTCGTCTCGCCGCAGGTGCTCGGCGACTTCACGCCGACGTTCGTCGCGCAGGCGCAGTACCAGGGGCAGCAGTACGGGCTGCCGTTCATCTCCAGCGCCCGCCTGCTGTTCTACAACAAGGACCTGTTCGCCAAGGCGGGCCTCGGCGGACCGCCCGCGACGTGGGACGACGTGAAGAAGGACGCCCAGAAGATCAAGGCCGCGGGCGCCACCGGATACGGGCTGCCGCTCGGCCCGGAGGAGGCGCAGGCCGAGTTCTACTCGTGGGCGATGAACAACGGCGGCGGCTGGGTGGACGCGTCCGGGAAATGGGCCGTCGACCAGCCGGCGAACGTGGCCGCGCTGACCTATCTGCGCGACCTCACGAAGTCGGGCGTCACGCAGCCCAACCCGGAGACCACCGACCGCGCGAAGGTGTTCAACCAGTTCGCGCAGGGCCGGATCGGGATGGCGATCGGCGGCCCGTTCACCAGGGCCGGATTCATCGACCCGGTGAACAAGAACCTGAACTTCGGCGTGGCGCCGCTGCCGAGCAGGGACGGCAAGGAGCACAACACGCTCGGCGTCATGGACGTCCTCGCGGCGTTCAAGAAGAACGGCGGCAAGAACCGCGAGGCGGTCCGCCGCTTCCTCGACTTCTTCTACACGGCGCAGAACACGTCCAAGTTCCTCAAGCTGGAGGGCTTCCTTCCGGTCACCAAGTCGGCCGGGGACGCGCTCAGCTCCGACCCCTACATGAAGCAGTTCGTGGACGCGCTCCCGACGTCGAAGTTCGCGCCGACGAGCAACCCGGCCTGGTCCGCCGTGGCCGGGGCGGTCAAGCAGGACCTCGGCTCGGCCGTGTCCGGCGGCGACCCCAAGCAGGTCCTCACCGGCATCCAGCGGACCGCCGAGAAGGCCGGCTGA
- a CDS encoding cytochrome P450, with amino-acid sequence MTDTFTPPPYPQARTCPYDPPPGYRALPRDEPIVRVTLFDGRSAWLVPHYDDARTLLADPRLSSDRRHDGFPLLSRRFEALRRRPPSLIALDPPDHGARRRPLIADFTVRRVTGMRAEIEEIVAEFLDRMLAAGPPADLVEDFALPVPSMVICRLLGVPYADHAFFQDASHRMLRAGDDPDVALRARDELAAYLRALIEDPARRAGLLGRLAGDAADTDGLVSSAVLLLVAGHETTASMIALSVVALLDHPDQMAALRADPDLMPTAVEELLRFLSIADIAGIRVAREDIEIGGRTIRAGDGVVISNALVNRDGDVFDDPDVLDVHRSARHHLAFGYGVHQCLGQNLARMELQIALSALIRRVPTLRLAVPPDELAQRGPTTIQGVNALPITWEA; translated from the coding sequence ATGACCGACACCTTCACCCCGCCTCCGTATCCCCAGGCACGCACGTGCCCCTACGACCCGCCGCCCGGCTACCGCGCGCTTCCCCGCGACGAGCCGATCGTCCGGGTCACCCTCTTCGACGGCAGGTCCGCGTGGCTCGTCCCGCACTACGACGACGCGCGGACGCTGCTCGCCGACCCCCGGCTCTCCTCCGACCGGCGCCACGACGGCTTCCCGCTGCTGTCGCGGCGGTTCGAGGCGCTGCGGCGGCGGCCCCCGTCCCTGATCGCGCTGGACCCGCCGGACCACGGCGCCCGGCGCCGCCCGCTCATCGCCGACTTCACCGTCCGCCGCGTCACCGGGATGCGCGCGGAGATCGAGGAGATCGTCGCGGAGTTCCTGGACCGGATGCTCGCCGCCGGGCCGCCCGCCGACCTGGTGGAGGACTTCGCGCTTCCGGTCCCCTCGATGGTCATCTGCCGGTTGCTCGGCGTCCCGTACGCCGACCACGCGTTCTTCCAGGACGCGAGCCACCGCATGCTGCGGGCCGGCGACGACCCGGACGTCGCGCTGCGCGCCCGCGACGAACTGGCCGCCTACCTGCGCGCCCTCATCGAGGACCCGGCGCGGCGCGCGGGCCTGCTCGGACGGTTGGCCGGGGACGCGGCCGACACCGACGGGCTCGTGTCCTCGGCCGTGCTGCTGCTCGTCGCGGGCCACGAGACGACCGCGTCGATGATCGCGCTGAGCGTCGTCGCGCTGCTCGACCATCCCGACCAGATGGCCGCGCTGCGCGCCGATCCCGACCTCATGCCGACGGCCGTGGAGGAACTGCTCCGCTTCCTGTCGATCGCCGACATCGCGGGCATCCGCGTCGCGCGGGAGGACATCGAGATCGGCGGCCGGACGATCCGCGCGGGCGACGGCGTCGTCATCTCGAACGCGCTGGTCAACCGGGACGGGGACGTCTTCGACGACCCCGACGTCCTGGACGTCCACCGCTCCGCGCGCCACCATCTGGCGTTCGGGTACGGCGTCCACCAGTGCCTCGGTCAGAACCTCGCCAGGATGGAACTCCAGATCGCACTGTCGGCGCTGATCAGGCGGGTGCCGACGCTGCGTCTCGCGGTTCCGCCGGACGAACTGGCCCAGCGCGGCCCGACGACGATCCAGGGCGTCAACGCGCTGCCGATCACCTGGGAGGCATGA